From Pirellulales bacterium, the proteins below share one genomic window:
- a CDS encoding DUF6398 domain-containing protein: MLLPLNEVELFFRLHRALMFYVNERLNVIPDKIATPDGFAALSPELRLKVREALNSHVDLIGSFVAENPAHLADDELDIVRSWRHLVTGRFYVFRELKKYTVFLTSTSPAVAYGVVALSQPFEELIGPYLPVLTQTVLLPFKGMIVYDGLMSSYNISFGGGVRRSLNESFKEAKARYGIVTSLPMSNEPRPAKAPKPKPMPKPQSKWQKDETLAVVIRLVDQFCQEHLNEEYAVLCRKLAEKLGRKRPSPLLSGSPYTWASGIVRTIGWVNFLHDKSQKPHMRLSDIDAAFGISESSGAAKLAAIRKMLRIHQLDPNWSLPSRLNDNPLVWMLAVNGLIMDIRQCPREAQEIAFEKGLIPYIPADRQKEQGG; encoded by the coding sequence ATGTTGCTCCCTCTGAACGAAGTCGAGCTGTTTTTTCGGCTGCACCGCGCGCTGATGTTCTATGTGAACGAGCGCCTCAACGTGATTCCTGACAAAATCGCCACGCCCGACGGATTTGCCGCCCTGTCGCCGGAACTTCGCCTCAAAGTCCGTGAGGCCCTGAACAGCCACGTCGATCTGATCGGCTCTTTTGTCGCCGAGAACCCGGCCCACCTGGCGGACGACGAACTCGACATCGTTCGTTCTTGGCGGCATCTCGTCACGGGTCGGTTCTACGTCTTCCGTGAACTGAAGAAGTACACGGTGTTCCTCACGTCAACCTCGCCCGCCGTAGCGTACGGCGTCGTGGCGCTTTCGCAACCGTTTGAGGAATTGATCGGGCCGTATCTGCCGGTCCTCACGCAGACGGTGCTGCTGCCGTTCAAGGGTATGATCGTCTACGACGGCTTGATGAGCAGCTACAACATTTCGTTTGGCGGCGGTGTTCGGCGCTCGCTTAACGAGAGCTTCAAGGAGGCAAAGGCACGATACGGGATCGTGACTTCACTGCCTATGTCGAATGAGCCGCGGCCTGCGAAAGCGCCGAAGCCCAAGCCAATGCCCAAGCCGCAATCCAAGTGGCAAAAGGATGAAACGCTGGCTGTCGTCATCCGATTGGTCGACCAGTTTTGCCAAGAGCATCTGAATGAAGAGTATGCCGTTCTTTGCCGCAAACTGGCCGAGAAGCTGGGCCGCAAACGTCCCTCGCCTCTTCTCAGCGGCAGCCCGTACACCTGGGCCAGCGGCATCGTGCGCACCATTGGCTGGGTCAACTTCCTGCACGACAAGAGCCAAAAGCCGCACATGCGTTTGAGCGACATCGACGCCGCGTTCGGCATCAGCGAGAGCAGCGGGGCGGCGAAGCTGGCGGCCATCCGAAAAATGTTGAGGATTCACCAGCTCGACCCGAACTGGAGCTTGCCGAGCCGTCTGAATGACAACCCGCTGGTCTGGATGCTGGCGGTCAACGGCCTGATCATGGACATTCGCCAATGCCCCAGGGAAGCACAGGAAATTGCCTTCGAGAAGGGCTTGATTCCGTATATCCCGGCGGACCGGCAGAAAGAACAAGGAGGCTGA
- the uvrB gene encoding excinuclease ABC subunit UvrB — MQFQLESPFQPAGDQPQAIEALVNGIRSGQRQQVLMGVTGSGKTFTMANIVQAIQRPTLVLSHNKTLAAQLYSEFKSFFPHNAVHYFVSYYDYYQPEAYIPQRDIYIEKDASINQEIDRLRLASTSALVSRRDVLIVASVSCIYGLGSPEDYKAMTVGLRRGEQVDRDEVLLRLVDVQYERNDFEFARGKFRVRGDSVELWPSYEEYAWRIEFWGDEIEQLSLINPTSGEVVERVEELFIYPAKHFVMPEERIAAAVDRIKQELEERLEVLKSANKLLEAQRLNARTRFDIEMMLEVGYCPGIENYSRPLSGRPPGAEPQTLYDYFPKDYLLFVDESHVTLPQVRGMFAGDFSRKSTLVEHGFRLPSALDNRPLKFDEWERRIQQVVYVSATPGPFELKQTGGEVVEQVIRPTGLLDPEIEVVSARGQVPHLLEQIRARAAVGERTLVTTLTKRLAEDLSYYLADKGVRCKWLHSELDAFERVELLRDLREGRFEALVGVNLLREGLDLPEVSLVAILDADKEGFLRSETSLMQTIGRAARNVNARVILYADRVTDSMQRAIEETRRRRKLQEEYNREHGITPETVRKSIKAGIESEAAAHARANAAVGRTNDEVYITEEYIGELEAEMLDAAAALEFERAAALRDRIEKMRASLGKKVAEVDAPSKNGRGRRKGGGRVPRPKRS; from the coding sequence CAGCAGGTGCTGATGGGCGTGACCGGTTCGGGCAAGACTTTCACCATGGCCAACATCGTGCAGGCCATCCAGCGGCCCACGCTCGTGCTCTCGCACAACAAGACGCTGGCGGCGCAACTCTACAGCGAGTTCAAGTCGTTTTTCCCCCACAACGCCGTCCACTACTTCGTCAGCTATTACGACTATTACCAGCCCGAAGCCTACATCCCCCAGCGCGACATCTACATCGAGAAAGACGCCTCGATCAACCAGGAGATCGACCGGCTGCGCCTGGCATCCACCAGCGCGCTCGTCAGCCGCCGCGACGTGCTGATCGTGGCCAGCGTGTCGTGCATCTACGGCCTGGGTTCGCCCGAAGATTACAAGGCGATGACGGTCGGGCTGAGGCGGGGCGAACAGGTCGATCGCGACGAGGTGCTGCTGCGGCTGGTCGACGTGCAATACGAGCGGAACGACTTCGAGTTTGCCCGCGGCAAGTTCCGCGTCCGCGGCGACTCGGTCGAGCTTTGGCCCTCCTATGAAGAGTACGCCTGGCGGATCGAGTTTTGGGGCGACGAGATCGAGCAGCTTTCGCTGATCAATCCGACCAGCGGCGAGGTGGTGGAGCGGGTCGAAGAGCTGTTCATCTATCCGGCCAAGCACTTCGTGATGCCCGAAGAACGCATCGCCGCCGCGGTCGACCGCATCAAGCAAGAACTGGAAGAGCGGCTGGAAGTGCTCAAGTCGGCCAACAAGCTCCTGGAAGCGCAGCGGCTGAACGCCCGCACGCGGTTCGATATCGAGATGATGCTGGAAGTGGGCTATTGTCCGGGCATCGAGAACTACAGCCGGCCCTTGAGCGGCCGTCCGCCGGGCGCCGAGCCGCAAACGCTCTACGACTACTTTCCCAAAGACTACTTGCTGTTCGTCGACGAATCGCACGTCACGCTTCCGCAGGTGCGGGGCATGTTCGCCGGCGATTTCAGCCGAAAATCGACGCTAGTCGAGCACGGTTTCCGCCTGCCCAGCGCGCTCGACAATCGGCCACTGAAATTCGACGAGTGGGAGCGGCGCATTCAGCAGGTGGTCTACGTTTCGGCCACGCCGGGGCCTTTCGAATTGAAGCAGACCGGCGGCGAGGTGGTGGAGCAGGTGATCCGGCCGACCGGGTTGCTCGACCCGGAGATCGAGGTCGTGTCGGCCCGCGGGCAGGTGCCGCACCTGCTGGAGCAAATTCGTGCCCGTGCGGCGGTCGGCGAACGCACGCTCGTCACCACGCTCACCAAGCGGCTGGCGGAAGACCTTTCGTATTATCTGGCGGACAAGGGAGTGCGCTGCAAATGGCTGCACAGCGAGCTCGACGCCTTCGAGCGCGTGGAGCTGCTGCGCGACCTGCGCGAAGGGCGGTTCGAGGCGTTGGTCGGCGTCAACCTGCTGCGCGAGGGACTCGACTTGCCGGAGGTGTCGCTGGTGGCGATTCTCGACGCCGACAAGGAGGGCTTTTTGCGGAGCGAGACTTCGCTGATGCAAACCATCGGCCGCGCGGCGCGCAACGTGAATGCCCGTGTGATTCTCTATGCAGACAGGGTCACAGACTCGATGCAACGGGCGATCGAAGAGACCCGCCGCCGCCGCAAGCTGCAGGAAGAGTACAACCGCGAGCACGGCATCACGCCCGAAACGGTACGCAAGAGCATCAAGGCGGGCATCGAATCGGAGGCGGCCGCCCACGCGCGGGCCAACGCCGCGGTGGGCCGCACCAACGACGAGGTCTATATTACGGAAGAGTACATCGGCGAGCTGGAAGCCGAGATGCTCGACGCGGCGGCGGCGTTGGAGTTCGAGCGGGCGGCGGCGTTGCGCGACCGCATCGAGAAGATGCGCGCCAGCCTGGGCAAGAAGGTGGCCGAAGTCGATGCACCCAGCAAGAACGGCCGCGGCCGTCGCAAGGGCGGCGGCCGCGTTCCGCGGCCCAAGCGGTCGTAG